The nucleotide sequence CAGTGAACAGGCGGCGAACTGTTATTGTTCTATGTGTCGTAAATTTCATGGTGCTGCTTTTGGAACTCTGGTTGGGGTGCCAGGGCGGGATCGCACTTTGTTAAAAACTATGATCTAATAAACGTAAACTCTTAACTAGCCTACGAAATTGAACCTTATTGAATATCTTTCTGTGGTGACAGAAAACCGCTCTGACATTAATCGAAAGCATGATCTTGTTGATGTCATCTTCCTTGTTATCAGTGCCATCACATCAGGTTGTGAAGGCTGGCAAGACATTGAAACTTATGGTGATGAGAAGCTTCACTGGTTGCGAAAGTACCGCCCGTTTACACATGGTATCCCGCGCCGACATACCATTGCTCGCATATTACGTTCGGTGGTGGCAGAGTCATTACTTGAAGCACTCGCTCTTTGGATTAATGACCAGCGAACGACTCAAAACAAGCCAGTCATCGCTTTTGATGGCAAGGTACTGCGTGGTGCCTATCGTGGCGATAAGAAAAACGCCTTACAGCTCGTCACTGCCTACGATACTGAACGTGGTTTAGTCCTTAGCCAAAAGCCAACTGAAAGCAAAAATGGTGAAATCAGTGTTGTGAGGCAACTACTTGATATAATTAATGTAAAAGGAAGTATCATCACGCTCGACGCTTTGCATTGTCAGCGCGAAACTCTCGAAAAAATTTCAGAGAAAAAAGCGCACATTGTCGTTCAAGTGAAAAACAACCAGCCAAAGCTTCGTGAAGCCGTTGTTTCTCAGTTTCAGGCGGTATTCGACGCACAAAAAGAGCAAGTTGTTACAGAAATTGTTCAAGAGCAACATGGTCGTAAAGAAGAGCGGTATGTTTTTCAGCTGAAGGCCAATTTACCCGACGATTTGAAAGAAAAGTGGCCGACGGTTCGAAGTATCATCGCCGTGGAGCGGCATCGTGTTATCAAAGGTAAAGGTAGCGTCGAAACGTCTTATTACGTGAGTTCATTGTCACCAAAGCATAAGCTTCTCGGGCATTATATTCGTCAGCATTGGCGTATAGAGAACAGCCAGCATTATGTGTTAGATGTTGTTTTAAAAGAAGATAGCTCACGAATAACCCTAGATGGTGCGGTTGAAAATATAGCGCTATTCAGGCGTTTTGTAATGAACATGCTAAAACAGTGTGACTGTGGCGCCCCAAGCCAAAAAGTAAAACTGAAAAAGGCTGCTTGGAGCGATGATTATCGGACAAGAGTTTTCTTCGGGCTATAAAGTGAGCAAAGTATGCTCCCGCCCTGGGTTGGGGTGCAGGGCTTAAACTGGCTTTCTGGCAAGCAGTTGCTGAAAGAGTTCGTTGCCCCCAATGGCACGATTCGAACCTTTTGTTCCCATTGCGGTTCCAGTTTGGGATTTCGCGTAAAAAATGCGACGCCGGATGACATTGAGCTCGCTATCTCGGCGTTTGACGGCGATATTCCCGTTCAAGTCGATGCTCAAATTTACACCGCATACAAGCCAAACTGGTGTCAATTGCATTCCAATTTACAGACGTTTTCCGAAAGTCGCGAAGATTAGGTGTGCGTGGTTGTCTGATGCGGCTTATCTTATTGCGGGTTACATGAAAATCTGGAGAGCATTGTGTTGGATAGAGAGAGCGCTAAATTTTCGTATTCGTGTATGTCCAATGCGAAATGGAGGAAACTATTTCGCGTCATTAATGACTCTCATTTAGTACTGGAAAATTGTATTTGGAAACTCGTTGGGGAGGACGAAGCAAAACATGGTTTTGTTCCCGATGACGAACAACTTGGTGAAAACTATGTTGGTGATTGTGGGGCTTTGAATGGTCCGTTTGAATTCAAGAAAATTGAGTGGCTTAAACTGCCAAATCGCGTTGGATACAAGCCATATGAAAATGCACC is from Photobacterium sp. TLY01 and encodes:
- a CDS encoding DUF6678 family protein, which codes for MLDRESAKFSYSCMSNAKWRKLFRVINDSHLVLENCIWKLVGEDEAKHGFVPDDEQLGENYVGDCGALNGPFEFKKIEWLKLPNRVGYKPYENAPTQYKTQNLSIMIEQLSMIGCFEIDTDAEGVTIYGYKP
- a CDS encoding GFA family protein, producing MLPPWVGVQGLNWLSGKQLLKEFVAPNGTIRTFCSHCGSSLGFRVKNATPDDIELAISAFDGDIPVQVDAQIYTAYKPNWCQLHSNLQTFSESRED
- a CDS encoding ISAs1 family transposase, with protein sequence MNLIEYLSVVTENRSDINRKHDLVDVIFLVISAITSGCEGWQDIETYGDEKLHWLRKYRPFTHGIPRRHTIARILRSVVAESLLEALALWINDQRTTQNKPVIAFDGKVLRGAYRGDKKNALQLVTAYDTERGLVLSQKPTESKNGEISVVRQLLDIINVKGSIITLDALHCQRETLEKISEKKAHIVVQVKNNQPKLREAVVSQFQAVFDAQKEQVVTEIVQEQHGRKEERYVFQLKANLPDDLKEKWPTVRSIIAVERHRVIKGKGSVETSYYVSSLSPKHKLLGHYIRQHWRIENSQHYVLDVVLKEDSSRITLDGAVENIALFRRFVMNMLKQCDCGAPSQKVKLKKAAWSDDYRTRVFFGL